A single window of Flavobacterium sp. 140616W15 DNA harbors:
- a CDS encoding ankyrin repeat domain-containing protein produces the protein MNIKDLKLVLINNNFEEFKKALEDFDVNEKDNYGNILHYFIGGGFSNENSKKYKEIIDLLIKKGIDINEKQEKGRDKRSPLHLAVLHKKKEIFDYLIELGADINSTDGYGNNVLMTAIERFNFGDESDREYFISKLIKLNADILQENNYEVNAKTMILRYNEGEGVRKFISNSLLR, from the coding sequence ATGAATATTAAGGACTTAAAATTAGTTTTAATAAATAATAATTTCGAAGAATTTAAAAAAGCTTTGGAAGATTTTGATGTCAACGAAAAAGATAACTATGGAAACATCCTACATTATTTTATTGGAGGAGGATTTTCAAATGAAAACAGCAAAAAATATAAAGAAATTATCGATTTGTTAATAAAAAAAGGGATTGACATTAATGAAAAACAAGAAAAGGGAAGAGATAAAAGGAGTCCTTTACATTTAGCTGTTCTTCATAAGAAAAAAGAAATTTTTGATTACTTAATCGAACTTGGGGCAGATATTAATTCAACTGATGGATATGGAAATAATGTATTGATGACAGCAATTGAAAGATTTAACTTTGGGGATGAGAGTGATAGAGAGTATTTTATAAGTAAATTAATAAAACTTAACGCGGATATTTTACAGGAAAATAATTACGAAGTAAATGCTAAAACGATGATATTAAGGTACAATGAAGGTGAGGGGGTTAGGAAATTTATTTCTAATTCATTATTGCGATAA
- a CDS encoding RHS repeat-associated core domain-containing protein, whose translation MESIVERRFVYNRFRYYDPEEGRYISQDPIGLQSGELGFYNYVDDTNVWIDIFGLTKTYSRVDKIKKAMT comes from the coding sequence ATTGAGAGTATAGTAGAGAGAAGATTTGTCTACAATCGTTTTAGGTACTATGATCCTGAGGAAGGGCGGTATATAAGTCAGGATCCAATTGGGCTACAAAGTGGAGAACTTGGATTTTATAACTATGTTGACGATACGAATGTTTGGATTGATATTTTTGGACTTACAAAAACTTATTCTAGGGTTGACAAAATTAAGAAAGCCATGACATGA